Proteins found in one Muntiacus reevesi chromosome 2, mMunRee1.1, whole genome shotgun sequence genomic segment:
- the LOC136161668 gene encoding vomeronasal type-1 receptor 4-like gives MASSFLIIGMIIVTQTVVGILGNFSLLCSYIVLHFMGYRLRSTDLILKHLIVANSLVLLCKGVPHTMAVFGWKHIRSDVGCKLLFFLHRVGRGVSISSIFLLSVFQVITISPWNSTWAVLKVTAPKYVVLSVFLCWLLQMLVNVIFPFHMTGKWSDRNITGEKDFGYCFSIVTDKTEDALYAALLLFPDVLCLGLTLWTGSYMVLILYRHKQQVRHIRRTDASSRSSPESRATKSILLLGSTFVYFYILSSICQVLLALFDQPSQFLVDITIIIAACFPTVSPFLLMSHNSSVHRLYLAGIRNAKSSTIMRKV, from the coding sequence ATGGCCAGCAGCTTTTTAATAATAGGCATGATCATCGTAACACAGACCGTGGTTGGAATTCTGGGGAATTTCTCACTCCTTTGCAGTTATATCGTCCTTCACTTCATGGGTTACAGGTTAAGGTCCACAGACTTGATCCTTAAGCACCTGATTGTGGCCAACTCCTTGGTCCTCCTCTGTAAAGGAGTCCCCCACACAATGGCAGTCTTTGGGTGGAAGCATATCCGCAGTGATGTTGGCTGcaaacttctcttctttctgcacagagtggggaggggagtgtcCATCAGTAGCATCTTCCTCTTGAGTGTCTTTCAGGTGATCACGATCAGTCCCTGGAACTCcacgtgggcagtgctgaaaGTAACAGCTCCCAAGTACGTGGTTCTCTCTGTTTTCCTGTGTTGGCTCCTGCAAATGCTGGTAAAtgtcatttttcctttccatatGACTGGCAAATGGAGTGACAGAAACATCACAGGTGAAAAAGATTTTGGCTACTGTTTTTCTATTGTTACTGACAAAACTGAAGACGCCTTGTATGCAGCATTGCTATTATTCCCTGATGTTTTATGTTTGGGACTCACGCTCTGGACCGGCAGCTACATGGTTCTCATCCTGTACAGACATAAGCAGCAGGTCCGGCACATTCGTAGGACTGACGcctcctccaggtcctccccTGAGTCCAGAGCTACTAAATCCATCCTTCTCCTCGGGAGCACCTTTGTctacttttatattctttcctccatCTGTCAAGTTCTTTTGGCTCTTTTTGATCAGCCCAGCCAGTTCCTTGTGGACATCACTATAATCATTGCAGCGTGTTTCCCAACTGTCAGCCCCTTTTTGCTCATGAGCCATAACTCCAGTGTACACAGGCTCTATCTTGCTGGGATAAGAAATGCAAAGTCCTCTACTATTATGAGAAAagtgtga